A stretch of the Janthinobacterium sp. B9-8 genome encodes the following:
- a CDS encoding transglutaminase-like cysteine peptidase — MTNDARNVAEPDKLKRVNDFFNRRVQFSDDQTVWSAADYWATPIETIGKGAGDCEDFAIIKYFSLKELGVAKEKLRLTYVKAKIGGASSNISQAHMVLTYYATADAEPLVLDNLLNDIRPASRRPDLTPVFSFNSDGIFTGAAAQPTGPVDKLSRWKDLISKMKAEGYETD, encoded by the coding sequence TTGACCAATGATGCGCGTAATGTTGCTGAGCCTGATAAGTTAAAGCGCGTTAATGACTTCTTTAATCGCAGAGTTCAATTTAGCGACGATCAAACTGTTTGGAGTGCTGCCGATTATTGGGCTACCCCCATTGAAACCATAGGCAAAGGCGCCGGAGATTGCGAGGATTTCGCGATCATTAAATATTTCAGTTTAAAAGAACTAGGTGTTGCAAAAGAGAAACTACGGCTTACTTACGTTAAAGCTAAAATCGGCGGTGCATCAAGTAATATTAGCCAGGCGCATATGGTTCTTACCTATTACGCCACGGCCGATGCAGAACCATTAGTCCTTGATAATTTACTAAATGATATTCGGCCTGCCTCACGCCGGCCTGATTTAACACCTGTATTTAGTTTTAATAGTGATGGCATTTTTACTGGTGCTGCCGCACAGCCAACAGGCCCAGTCGATAAACTATCTCGCTGGAAAGATTTAATTTCAAAAATGAAAGCCGAAGGCTATGAAACAGATTAA
- a CDS encoding TolC family outer membrane protein — MNLKLCFALALAFSGIGVQAAAPATLQDAAERAITNNPELRARWFEFRASVEDVAAARGGYLPQVDFQAYAGREWQKRPSGDTGGFNHPGASLTLRQMLFDGFATSNEVQRLGYARLTRYYELLSSSDQVAYESVRAYQDVLRYRELVALAQDNYALHKEILGQIEERVKAGVGRRVDLEQASGRLALAESNWLTDLSNLHDVSARFQRIVGEAPAASLAPAQDLRAALPKEGNAALAMALKQNPGFLAAVSNIRSARSDAETRKSNNYPKLELVAKQAIDSDRDNINGTFQDRTIQLNLNYNLFSGGRDSARTRGAVEKLNSAYELRDKTCRDIRQTTQIAWNDVRRLNEQMKFLDQHQLSTEKSRDAYRKQFDIGQRTLLDLLDTENELFTAKRAVVAAVYDLKTSEAGILTQTHQLLSALKLVPLEAAMPEALSDNQLDDERVRCSAEMPVAYNMDRDAVMANRPSLAPAAAAPEVPKDAVPVSKDLTQFGNDLADKWSKAWAEKRVDDYLAFYADSFVPSNGMSVDKWKAFRRARVAKQGDLTITLDKMKLKQISETQAEASFSQSYKSKDYTDVVGKTLEMVKQGGQWKIKSEKVTSGKAY; from the coding sequence ATGAATCTGAAACTTTGCTTTGCCCTTGCTTTGGCATTCAGTGGAATAGGTGTGCAAGCTGCCGCCCCAGCTACTTTGCAAGATGCGGCGGAGCGGGCCATTACTAATAATCCGGAGTTGCGTGCTCGCTGGTTTGAGTTTCGCGCCTCAGTTGAGGATGTTGCTGCTGCACGTGGTGGTTATTTGCCGCAGGTGGATTTTCAAGCTTACGCCGGACGAGAGTGGCAAAAGCGGCCAAGCGGCGATACCGGTGGATTTAATCATCCCGGTGCTTCGCTGACTTTGCGCCAGATGTTATTTGATGGTTTTGCGACAAGCAATGAAGTTCAGCGCTTAGGCTATGCAAGGCTCACTCGTTATTACGAGCTGCTCTCTTCATCAGATCAGGTTGCGTATGAAAGTGTGCGCGCCTATCAGGATGTGCTGCGCTATCGGGAATTGGTTGCCCTTGCTCAAGATAATTACGCATTACACAAAGAAATTTTAGGCCAGATCGAAGAGCGGGTTAAAGCCGGTGTAGGACGACGGGTTGATTTAGAACAAGCCTCTGGTCGTCTAGCTTTGGCTGAATCTAACTGGCTGACAGATTTATCTAATTTGCACGATGTATCTGCACGTTTCCAACGGATTGTAGGTGAAGCCCCTGCTGCCTCATTAGCTCCCGCACAAGATTTACGTGCGGCTTTGCCTAAGGAAGGCAATGCTGCTTTAGCAATGGCTTTAAAACAGAACCCAGGCTTTTTGGCGGCGGTCTCGAATATCCGCTCGGCCCGTAGTGATGCAGAAACCCGCAAGTCAAATAACTATCCAAAACTTGAATTAGTTGCTAAGCAAGCGATTGATAGCGATCGCGATAATATCAACGGCACTTTTCAAGATCGCACGATTCAGCTTAATTTGAATTACAACTTGTTCAGCGGTGGCCGTGATAGTGCACGTACGCGTGGTGCAGTTGAAAAGCTTAACTCGGCTTACGAGCTGCGAGATAAAACATGCCGTGATATTCGTCAAACCACGCAAATTGCCTGGAATGATGTGCGTCGCCTGAACGAGCAAATGAAGTTCCTCGATCAGCATCAGCTTTCTACTGAAAAATCACGTGATGCTTACCGTAAGCAATTTGATATTGGTCAGCGCACCTTATTGGATTTATTAGATACAGAAAACGAATTATTTACTGCTAAACGTGCGGTTGTGGCTGCGGTTTATGATTTGAAAACGTCTGAGGCAGGTATTTTAACGCAGACTCATCAATTGCTTTCTGCATTAAAGTTGGTTCCGTTGGAAGCCGCAATGCCGGAAGCACTTAGTGACAACCAGCTGGATGATGAGCGCGTGCGCTGCAGCGCAGAGATGCCTGTTGCGTACAATATGGACCGGGATGCGGTTATGGCGAATCGCCCATCGCTAGCGCCTGCCGCTGCAGCCCCTGAAGTGCCTAAAGATGCCGTACCCGTGAGCAAAGATCTAACGCAGTTTGGTAATGATCTGGCTGATAAATGGTCGAAAGCTTGGGCAGAGAAGCGGGTTGATGATTACTTAGCGTTTTATGCGGATAGCTTTGTACCAAGCAACGGTATGAGTGTGGATAAATGGAAAGCATTCCGTCGTGCACGTGTAGCCAAGCAGGGCGATTTGACGATTACTCTGGATAAAATGAAGCTGAAACAAATAAGCGAAACCCAAGCAGAAGCAAGCTTTAGCCAAAGCTATAAATCTAAGGATTACACCGATGTGGTGGGCAAAACTTTAGAGATGGTGAAGCAGGGCGGGCAGTGGAAGATCAAATCTGAGAAAGTGACTAGCGGTAAGGCATATTAA
- a CDS encoding MBL fold metallo-hydrolase — translation MKKAQILFEQDDHRWFAISRDPERPNYLIDTNEYVISNTGEALITNPGGLEIFPAVFSAVSTVIDPRLIQGMFASHQDPDVVSSLALWLEFNPEMKCHISELWVTSVPHFGGKPETMSPISDLGREIVVGSAHLNAIPAHYLHSPGCFHLYDPLAKILFSADIGSALLPEGNSDLFVTEFDRHIRFAESFHKRWMGSNTAKRAWCEKVASLKIDMICPQHGSVYAGEDVERFINWFDELHVGLF, via the coding sequence ATGAAGAAAGCGCAAATACTGTTTGAGCAGGACGATCATCGTTGGTTTGCTATTTCACGCGATCCGGAGCGGCCCAATTATTTAATAGATACCAATGAGTACGTGATCAGCAATACGGGTGAGGCTTTAATTACCAACCCCGGTGGCTTAGAGATTTTTCCAGCGGTGTTTTCTGCAGTGAGTACCGTGATTGATCCGCGATTAATTCAAGGTATGTTTGCCTCGCATCAAGACCCGGATGTGGTTTCTTCACTTGCCCTCTGGTTAGAATTTAATCCAGAAATGAAGTGTCATATTTCTGAGCTATGGGTGACATCTGTACCGCATTTTGGCGGCAAGCCAGAAACCATGAGCCCCATTTCGGATTTAGGGCGGGAGATTGTGGTGGGTAGTGCGCATTTAAATGCAATTCCAGCTCATTATCTACACTCGCCCGGCTGTTTTCATCTGTATGACCCACTGGCTAAGATTTTGTTTTCCGCCGACATCGGCTCTGCATTATTGCCTGAGGGTAATAGTGATTTATTTGTGACTGAGTTCGATCGGCATATTCGTTTTGCAGAAAGCTTTCATAAGCGCTGGATGGGCTCTAACACCGCAAAGCGAGCCTGGTGTGAGAAGGTGGCTAGCTTAAAGATAGATATGATTTGCCCGCAGCACGGCTCGGTATACGCAGGTGAAGATGTTGAGCGTTTTATTAATTGGTTTGACGAGCTGCATGTAGGACTTTTTTGA
- a CDS encoding peptidylprolyl isomerase produces MMSITVNGVEITDAMIEAESQHHQDAPSMLDATIQELILRELLLQRAAGLAIEAGSPEETIGLLLQTEVKVPDADEAACQAYYDNNPQSFVRGEMVEGSHILFKPSEEGSLDAIRATANAVLADVKANPEKFAALALEHSACPSGQQGGNLGQFGRGQMVPEFEQAVFSLNDGEVAADLVETQFGLHIIRAGSKVEGATVSFDEVKEKLAEFLSNMATRRAMNQYLQTLVNAAKIEGYTLPGTEPAVA; encoded by the coding sequence ATGATGAGTATCACCGTTAATGGCGTTGAAATTACCGATGCAATGATCGAAGCTGAAAGCCAGCACCATCAAGATGCACCATCGATGTTGGATGCCACCATTCAAGAGCTGATTTTGCGCGAGCTGTTGCTGCAACGCGCCGCTGGCCTTGCTATTGAAGCGGGCAGCCCGGAAGAAACCATTGGTTTATTGCTGCAAACAGAAGTAAAAGTGCCAGATGCAGACGAGGCCGCTTGTCAGGCATATTACGATAATAATCCACAGTCTTTTGTGCGTGGTGAAATGGTTGAAGGCAGCCATATTTTGTTTAAGCCAAGCGAAGAAGGCTCTTTAGACGCGATTCGTGCAACCGCCAATGCGGTTTTGGCCGATGTAAAAGCCAATCCGGAAAAATTTGCAGCGCTGGCTCTTGAACATTCAGCTTGCCCGTCTGGCCAGCAAGGCGGCAATCTGGGCCAGTTTGGCCGCGGTCAAATGGTGCCTGAATTTGAACAAGCGGTATTTAGCTTGAATGACGGCGAAGTGGCTGCTGATCTGGTAGAAACTCAGTTTGGTCTGCATATTATTCGCGCAGGCAGCAAAGTAGAAGGTGCAACCGTTTCTTTTGATGAAGTTAAAGAAAAGTTGGCCGAGTTTTTAAGCAATATGGCCACACGCCGTGCAATGAATCAGTACCTGCAAACCTTGGTTAATGCAGCCAAGATTGAAGGCTACACTTTGCCAGGCACAGAGCCAGCCGTTGCTTAA
- a CDS encoding carbonic anhydrase codes for MADLHQFIEGFREFQQQYFAGETALFDRLRAGQTPTTVLIGCCDSRVDPAILTQCAPGEMFIIRNVANLVPPFEQGTTNQGVSAALQYAVTVLNVSRIVVLGHSHCGGIKGLMDSSDIVEKDDFLGRWIHIASKAKERVLQQLPNADKAIQYRACELEAIRDSLDNLETFPWIKERLGTDALSVHGWFFDFEHGALLGFDDETKQFQPLVSALPAQDFSIKL; via the coding sequence ATGGCCGATTTGCATCAGTTTATTGAAGGTTTTCGTGAATTCCAACAGCAATACTTTGCTGGCGAAACTGCTTTGTTTGACCGTTTACGAGCAGGCCAGACACCAACCACCGTGTTGATAGGCTGCTGTGACTCCCGCGTTGATCCCGCCATCCTGACCCAATGTGCGCCTGGCGAGATGTTTATTATTCGCAACGTGGCCAATTTGGTGCCTCCTTTTGAGCAGGGGACTACCAATCAAGGGGTATCTGCAGCCTTGCAATACGCTGTTACTGTGCTGAATGTCAGCCGTATTGTGGTGCTTGGGCATAGCCACTGTGGGGGTATTAAAGGGCTGATGGATAGCTCGGATATTGTAGAGAAAGATGATTTTCTTGGCCGCTGGATTCATATTGCCAGCAAGGCAAAAGAGCGTGTCCTGCAACAACTGCCTAACGCGGATAAAGCCATCCAGTATCGCGCCTGCGAGCTGGAAGCGATCCGTGATTCTTTAGATAATCTTGAAACTTTCCCATGGATTAAAGAGCGTTTGGGCACTGATGCACTGAGCGTGCATGGCTGGTTTTTTGATTTTGAGCACGGCGCTTTGCTGGGCTTTGATGATGAAACTAAGCAGTTTCAGCCGCTTGTCAGCGCTTTGCCTGCGCAGGATTTTTCTATCAAGCTTTAA
- the mobB gene encoding molybdopterin-guanine dinucleotide biosynthesis protein B, protein MREISLKPNFSSQLPFESDPPPALPSAQCVLGIAGWSGSGKTTLIEKLLPELALLGLSVSVIKHTHHAVQFEPEGKDTARFRAAGAGEVLLASLQGFALLHQGALPLNELLPCLAPVDLVLVEGFKAAAIPKIAVCRAGFPVLDDEHIIAIASDFSPDSHLPVFDLNQAAAIAAFIAASCHAGF, encoded by the coding sequence ATGCGTGAAATTTCTCTTAAACCAAACTTCTCCTCGCAGCTGCCGTTTGAATCTGATCCGCCGCCTGCGCTGCCCTCTGCTCAGTGTGTGTTAGGTATTGCAGGCTGGTCGGGCAGTGGTAAGACCACGCTGATAGAAAAATTACTGCCAGAATTAGCGCTGCTGGGCCTCTCAGTGAGCGTGATCAAGCATACCCATCATGCAGTGCAGTTTGAGCCTGAGGGCAAAGACACCGCGCGCTTTCGGGCTGCGGGTGCAGGGGAGGTATTGCTGGCATCGCTTCAAGGCTTTGCGCTGCTGCATCAGGGGGCTTTGCCACTTAATGAATTGCTGCCCTGCTTAGCGCCGGTAGATTTAGTTTTGGTAGAAGGCTTTAAAGCGGCCGCTATCCCCAAAATAGCAGTCTGTCGTGCCGGTTTTCCCGTCTTAGATGATGAGCACATCATCGCCATTGCCAGCGATTTCTCGCCGGATAGTCACCTGCCTGTTTTCGATCTTAACCAAGCTGCAGCGATTGCAGCGTTTATTGCTGCGAGTTGCCATGCTGGATTTTGA
- a CDS encoding molybdopterin molybdotransferase MoeA has product MLDFDKALSRLLSQARISQAAETLSLNQACGRVLAEDVVSQMAVPAFDNSGMDGYALNMGEEWRACFSLVQRIAAGEVGQALGLGDAARIFTGAPIPAGANVVVMQEDCRCEDGLVYITQKVKLGANIRLRGEDIEAGTVILPAGSRLSAAAIGLAASIGVAELSVKRPLKVALLSTGDELLEPGQPLTAGKIYNSNRYAITALLDDCIVTDLGIVPDDASLTRNILQQAAKEHDVLITSGGVSVGEEDHVKAVVEQLGTLDLWKIAIKPGKPFAYGRIGECDFIGLPGNPVSSFVTFLLLVRPFLLARLACLNTEPLRFKLSAAFEWKKTGNRREFLRGRLNSEGQVEIYPQQGSGVLTSVVWGTGLVDIAVGETISVGDKVTFIPLYGMR; this is encoded by the coding sequence ATGCTGGATTTTGATAAAGCCTTATCCCGTTTATTATCGCAAGCCCGTATTTCACAGGCTGCTGAAACATTATCTTTAAATCAGGCCTGTGGCCGCGTGTTGGCTGAAGATGTGGTTTCGCAAATGGCTGTGCCTGCTTTCGATAATAGTGGCATGGATGGCTATGCACTGAATATGGGTGAGGAGTGGCGCGCTTGTTTTTCGCTGGTGCAGCGAATTGCTGCGGGTGAAGTGGGCCAGGCATTGGGTTTGGGGGACGCCGCTAGAATTTTTACAGGTGCGCCTATTCCGGCAGGGGCGAATGTGGTGGTCATGCAGGAAGACTGTCGCTGTGAGGATGGGCTGGTTTATATCACTCAAAAAGTAAAACTAGGCGCCAATATTCGTTTGCGCGGTGAGGATATTGAAGCAGGCACGGTGATCCTGCCCGCTGGCAGTCGCTTAAGCGCAGCGGCGATTGGTCTGGCTGCGTCGATTGGCGTGGCGGAGCTATCTGTAAAGCGTCCCTTGAAAGTAGCGCTCCTATCGACGGGGGACGAGCTGCTGGAGCCGGGCCAGCCGCTGACGGCAGGCAAAATATATAATTCAAACCGCTATGCAATTACTGCTTTATTAGATGATTGCATCGTCACCGATTTGGGCATTGTTCCTGATGATGCTTCTTTGACTAGAAATATTTTGCAGCAGGCCGCTAAAGAGCACGATGTGCTGATTACTTCGGGCGGCGTTTCGGTAGGCGAAGAAGATCATGTTAAAGCGGTGGTAGAGCAGCTTGGCACATTAGATTTATGGAAAATCGCTATTAAGCCGGGCAAGCCATTTGCTTATGGGCGAATTGGTGAGTGCGATTTTATTGGCTTACCGGGGAATCCTGTTTCTAGTTTTGTTACCTTTCTTTTATTAGTTCGCCCTTTTTTATTGGCTCGGCTGGCTTGTTTAAATACAGAGCCATTGCGCTTTAAGCTAAGCGCTGCATTTGAATGGAAAAAAACCGGCAATCGCCGCGAATTTTTGCGGGGCAGATTAAATAGTGAGGGGCAGGTAGAGATTTACCCTCAGCAAGGCTCGGGGGTATTAACATCTGTGGTATGGGGAACGGGTTTAGTGGATATTGCCGTGGGCGAAACGATTAGTGTCGGAGATAAAGTGACGTTTATTCCTTTATATGGCATGCGTTGA
- a CDS encoding DUF4197 domain-containing protein, giving the protein MKVNLRRSILLGLLSLLALPVLAGGFDLLSERDASGGLKEALMQGVSNATLQLSKSDGFLANEKVRIPLPDTMRQVEPILRTLGLGPSIDDLQISMNRAAEAAVPRAKQLLINAVKKMSVQDAKNILLGADDAATQYFKSVSQAQLSEQFLPVVRQTTSKLQLAQQYNTLAAKASGLGLLKAEDATVEQYVTRKALDGLYLVIADEERAIRQDPLAAAGKLAKKTFGLLTVGQ; this is encoded by the coding sequence ATGAAAGTGAATCTTCGGCGTAGCATTTTACTTGGCTTACTTTCCCTGCTCGCGCTGCCCGTATTGGCAGGTGGTTTTGATTTACTTTCCGAGCGTGATGCCTCAGGTGGTTTAAAAGAAGCGTTGATGCAAGGCGTGAGCAATGCCACTTTGCAATTGAGTAAAAGCGATGGCTTTTTAGCCAACGAAAAAGTCCGTATTCCCTTACCAGATACGATGCGCCAGGTAGAGCCGATTCTGCGCACTTTAGGCTTAGGGCCATCGATCGATGATTTGCAAATCTCGATGAATCGCGCAGCAGAAGCCGCCGTGCCCCGTGCTAAGCAATTACTGATTAATGCGGTTAAAAAAATGAGCGTGCAAGACGCAAAAAATATTTTGCTAGGCGCAGATGATGCCGCTACGCAATATTTTAAATCGGTAAGCCAGGCGCAGTTGTCTGAACAATTCTTACCGGTAGTACGGCAAACTACTTCAAAGCTGCAGTTGGCTCAGCAATACAATACGCTAGCTGCCAAGGCGTCAGGGTTGGGTTTGCTGAAAGCTGAAGACGCAACTGTGGAGCAGTATGTAACACGCAAAGCTTTAGATGGCTTATATCTGGTGATTGCCGATGAAGAGCGCGCGATTCGTCAGGATCCGCTGGCCGCGGCGGGTAAGCTCGCTAAAAAGACATTTGGTTTACTGACGGTAGGCCAATGA
- a CDS encoding MoaD/ThiS family protein — protein sequence MIRILYFARLRDVFACSEEALPLPVPATVAALIAILVERGGVWADELSGSKVFRVAINQEMASLHELIPAHAEVAIFPPVTGG from the coding sequence ATGATTCGTATTTTATATTTTGCCCGGTTGCGTGATGTATTTGCTTGTAGCGAAGAAGCGCTGCCCCTGCCTGTGCCTGCTACGGTTGCGGCCTTGATTGCTATTTTGGTAGAGCGTGGTGGGGTTTGGGCAGATGAACTGTCGGGGAGTAAGGTATTTCGTGTTGCCATTAATCAGGAAATGGCGAGCTTGCATGAGCTGATTCCGGCCCACGCAGAGGTGGCGATTTTTCCGCCTGTGACGGGGGGATGA
- the moaE gene encoding molybdopterin synthase catalytic subunit MoaE gives MAEIRIQVQSADFDFAAEYARFDGRAEMGAMVAFVGRVRDLDGSITAMSLEHYPGMTEKSLVKIVDQACDHWPLQAVTLIHRVGDLRAAEQIVLVLTASAHRQAAYEANAFIMDFLKTQAPFWKKEGSGACLEWVDARESDQSALDRWQYLRVV, from the coding sequence ATGGCTGAGATCCGAATTCAAGTACAAAGTGCAGATTTTGATTTTGCTGCCGAATACGCTCGCTTTGATGGCAGGGCCGAGATGGGCGCGATGGTCGCTTTTGTCGGGCGGGTGCGGGATCTGGATGGCAGCATTACTGCGATGAGTCTTGAGCATTATCCGGGCATGACAGAAAAATCACTGGTCAAAATTGTTGATCAGGCGTGTGATCACTGGCCTTTACAGGCGGTTACGCTGATTCACCGGGTAGGCGATTTACGCGCTGCGGAGCAAATTGTGCTTGTACTCACGGCATCAGCTCATCGCCAGGCTGCATATGAAGCCAATGCATTTATTATGGATTTTCTAAAAACACAGGCGCCATTCTGGAAAAAAGAAGGGAGTGGCGCTTGCCTGGAATGGGTTGATGCACGAGAGAGCGATCAGAGCGCGCTCGATCGCTGGCAGTACTTGAGGGTGGTTTAA
- the moaC gene encoding cyclic pyranopterin monophosphate synthase MoaC — translation MPYRPTDQNQADTPSGLTHFNANGEAHMVDVGSKVDSHRIARAVGEIRMLPTTLHLIETGSHKKGDVLGVARIAGIMASKRTADLIPLCHPIPLTSVSVDFVIDRAGSLVRCEVTAETVGRTGVEMEALMALNVALLTIYDMCKAVDRGMIMSQIRLLEKQGGKSGHWQASHTI, via the coding sequence ATGCCTTACCGGCCCACCGATCAGAATCAAGCTGATACGCCATCGGGGCTAACGCATTTCAACGCTAATGGTGAAGCGCATATGGTTGATGTGGGTAGCAAAGTAGATAGCCACCGCATTGCTCGGGCCGTGGGCGAAATTCGCATGTTGCCCACTACCTTGCATTTAATTGAAACGGGCAGCCATAAAAAAGGCGATGTGCTTGGCGTGGCACGGATTGCAGGTATTATGGCTTCTAAACGTACCGCCGATTTAATCCCGCTTTGCCATCCGATTCCACTGACCAGTGTGAGTGTTGATTTTGTGATTGATCGGGCGGGCAGCCTAGTGCGTTGTGAAGTGACGGCTGAAACAGTCGGGCGTACAGGCGTAGAAATGGAAGCGCTGATGGCGCTCAATGTGGCGCTGCTAACTATCTACGATATGTGCAAAGCGGTAGATCGCGGCATGATTATGTCGCAGATTCGTCTTCTGGAAAAACAAGGCGGTAAATCCGGGCATTGGCAGGCTAGCCATACGATTTAA
- a CDS encoding SirB2 family protein has translation MEYLAVKHLHMLFIALSLGLFLLRGGLMLAESARLQQRFFRITPHIIDTALLISAISLAMMYPGPKAWLGAKVVGLLVYIVLGTIALKRGKTKTIRTCALIASLLTFAYIIGVAFSKSAFLGFA, from the coding sequence ATGGAATATCTTGCTGTAAAACATCTACATATGCTGTTTATTGCCCTATCACTAGGGCTATTTTTACTGCGCGGGGGATTAATGCTGGCTGAATCTGCACGCTTGCAACAACGCTTCTTTCGTATTACCCCGCATATTATCGATACTGCACTTTTAATTAGTGCAATAAGCTTAGCGATGATGTATCCGGGGCCCAAAGCATGGCTGGGTGCCAAGGTAGTTGGCTTGCTGGTGTATATTGTATTGGGGACGATTGCACTAAAACGCGGCAAAACCAAAACCATCCGCACCTGTGCTTTGATCGCGTCGCTACTCACCTTTGCTTATATTATTGGTGTGGCATTTAGCAAAAGTGCATTCTTGGGATTTGCATAA
- a CDS encoding pseudouridine synthase → MEELRLSKRLAELGLCSRREADEYIAKGWVKVDGVVVDVLGSKVLPSQTVTLEPAAKATQAGRVTILVNKPVGYVSGQAEKGYTPAVALVVPDNHWEGDTSGIRFVPPHMRDLAPAGRLDIDSVGLLVLTQDGVVAKTLIGENSNVEKEYLVRVSGQLSSEGMKKLNHGLSLDGKALKPARVSWQNENQLRFILREGKKRQIRRMCELVGLEVVGLKRIRIGRVLLGDLPPGKWRYLAASEKF, encoded by the coding sequence ATGGAAGAATTACGTTTATCAAAGCGCTTAGCTGAACTAGGTCTTTGCTCGCGCCGTGAGGCCGATGAATATATTGCCAAGGGCTGGGTAAAGGTCGATGGCGTGGTGGTGGATGTATTGGGTAGCAAGGTTTTACCTAGCCAGACCGTGACGCTAGAGCCTGCGGCAAAAGCCACTCAAGCCGGGCGTGTGACCATTTTGGTGAATAAGCCGGTGGGCTATGTGTCTGGTCAGGCAGAAAAAGGCTACACCCCTGCGGTAGCGCTGGTGGTGCCGGATAACCATTGGGAGGGGGACACCAGCGGTATTCGCTTTGTGCCGCCGCATATGCGCGATTTAGCACCTGCCGGGCGTTTGGATATCGATTCGGTAGGTTTGCTGGTGCTGACGCAAGATGGCGTCGTGGCAAAGACCTTGATCGGTGAGAACTCGAATGTTGAAAAAGAATATCTGGTGCGTGTGTCAGGCCAGCTTTCCAGCGAGGGGATGAAAAAGCTGAATCATGGCTTAAGCCTTGATGGCAAGGCGCTGAAGCCTGCTCGTGTAAGCTGGCAAAATGAAAATCAGCTGCGCTTTATTTTGAGAGAAGGCAAAAAGCGCCAGATTCGCCGCATGTGTGAATTAGTCGGCTTAGAAGTGGTTGGGCTAAAACGGATTCGTATTGGCCGCGTCTTACTGGGTGATTTACCGCCGGGAAAATGGCGCTATCTTGCTGCCTCGGAGAAATTCTAA
- a CDS encoding MliC family protein has product MLRALVLVLLSGMAYATPNEITGSYQCKSGASFYVTSSADMAHVRLRVDGRIYDLDEQRTASGAAWGNGEWQWWTKGNDSFLERNSTIIAKDCQKKSVH; this is encoded by the coding sequence ATGCTCCGCGCACTGGTTTTAGTTTTGCTTAGCGGTATGGCTTACGCCACGCCCAATGAAATTACAGGTTCGTATCAATGCAAAAGTGGCGCGTCATTTTACGTGACCTCTAGTGCCGATATGGCGCATGTGCGTTTGCGTGTTGATGGCCGTATTTATGATTTGGATGAGCAGCGCACGGCCAGTGGCGCAGCTTGGGGTAATGGTGAGTGGCAGTGGTGGACTAAGGGCAACGATAGCTTTTTAGAGCGCAATTCCACCATTATTGCTAAAGATTGCCAAAAGAAATCGGTGCATTAA
- a CDS encoding TlyA family RNA methyltransferase yields the protein MLRVDVLLVEQGLAPSRTAAQGMIEAGRVSCAGKIMTKASQKLAKDLPLVVASDESDRFVSRGGFKLAGALEQAGVDVAGWLVLDVGISTGGFTDCLLQAGARKVIGVEVGHGQLHPKLLSDARVVQFEGVNARHLAPELIAGVQDGPLQLIVGDVSFISLTLILPALRSMLQPQATLLFLVKPQFEVGKAGIARGGIVKDESLYVQVEDKIKTAAEAAGFTVQNYFASPITGGDGNREFFIYALAV from the coding sequence ATGTTGCGTGTGGATGTTTTATTAGTAGAGCAGGGGCTCGCCCCTTCTCGTACTGCTGCGCAAGGCATGATTGAGGCAGGCCGCGTAAGCTGTGCTGGCAAGATCATGACCAAAGCCAGTCAGAAGCTCGCAAAAGATCTGCCGCTCGTCGTAGCGAGCGACGAGAGCGATCGCTTTGTTTCCCGTGGCGGGTTTAAGTTGGCGGGCGCTTTAGAGCAGGCTGGTGTGGATGTGGCTGGCTGGCTGGTGCTCGATGTGGGGATTTCTACCGGTGGCTTTACGGATTGTTTGCTGCAAGCGGGAGCACGCAAAGTGATTGGGGTGGAAGTGGGCCACGGCCAGCTTCACCCAAAGCTGCTCAGTGATGCCAGAGTGGTGCAGTTTGAGGGCGTCAATGCCCGCCATTTAGCACCCGAGCTGATTGCCGGGGTGCAAGATGGGCCGCTGCAATTGATTGTGGGCGATGTGTCGTTTATCTCGCTGACGCTGATTCTGCCAGCACTGCGCTCCATGTTGCAGCCACAAGCCACGCTGCTGTTTTTGGTAAAGCCTCAGTTTGAAGTAGGCAAAGCAGGCATTGCCCGTGGCGGCATCGTGAAAGATGAAAGCCTTTACGTACAGGTAGAAGACAAAATAAAAACAGCCGCAGAGGCGGCTGGATTTACAGTTCAAAATTACTTCGCCAGCCCAATCACAGGCGGCGATGGCAATCGTGAGTTTTTTATTTATGCTCTTGCTGTGTAG